From a single Apium graveolens cultivar Ventura chromosome 2, ASM990537v1, whole genome shotgun sequence genomic region:
- the LOC141694472 gene encoding uncharacterized protein LOC141694472, which yields MAEFIKAVRDYGISERRALHFITNDAKRARVGCEKWCTFYLWCSRLEGGEAVQIKTCQPDHLCTKPYHNRLVSVKYLTEMYGEKIRKNPQWKVKEMQETIRQELEIDVPRIKCSRVRQATLAGVLESMKCHYSRVWDFGFELIKNNPKNTCKIMTNMVTNDSVNTFKRIYICYEALKQGWKLGCKPILGIDGCFLKNVCGGQLLSAVGRDANNNMYPVAIAVVETESTDSWRWFLQLLKDDLSLGNGHAFTFISDQQKVLVAAMKELLPRAEHRLCTRHLYNNFKKRFPQGTVKHCFWTAACATYPALYHKAMKLLQRVSKNAYDELSRYMPLLNMIQEIHFKIMRRIRINRDSMAYRDLPICPGIKYKLDAAINASRK from the exons ATGGCTGAGTTCATAAAAGCTGTTAGAGATTATGGAATATCTGAAAGGAGAGCCCTGCATTTCATCACAAATGATGCTAAAAGAGCACGGGTTGGATGTGAAAAATGGTGCACATTTTATTTGTGGTGCAGTAGATTGGAAGGGGGTGAGGCTGTCCAAATTAAAACATGTCAGCCTGATCATCTATGCACCAAACCATACCACAATAGGCTTGTATCTGTGAAATACTTAACAGAGATGTATGgtgaaaaaatcagaaaaaaccCACAGTGGAAGGTGAAGGAGATGCAAGAAACCATTAGGCAGGAGTTGGAAATTGATGTACCTAGAATCAAGTGTTCTAGGGTAAGACAGGCTACTCTTGCTGGAGTTTTAGAAAGTATGAAGTGTCACTACTCAAGGGTTTGGGATTTTGGTTTTGAGTTGATCAAAAATAACCCAAAGAACACATGTAAGATAATGACTAACATGGTGACAAATGACAGTGTGAACACATTTAAGAGGATATACATTTGCTATGAAGCTTTGAAACAAGGTTGGAAGTTAGGATGCAAACCAATACTGGGTATAGATGGATGTTTTCTGAAAAATGTGTGTGGTGGTCAGCTACTCAGCGCTGTTGGTAGGGATGCTAACAACAACATGTATCCAGTTGCAATTGCTGTGGTGGAGACTGAGAGCACAGACAGCTGGAGATGGTTCCTTCAGCTCTTAAAAGATGATCTATCACTAGGGAATGGTCATGCCTTCACATTCATCAGTGATCAACAGAAG GTTTTGGTAGCTGCTATGAAAGAGTTATTGCCAAGGGCTGAGCACAGGTTGTGCACAAGGCATTTGTATAACAATTTCAAGAAGAG GTTTCCTCAAGGCACTGTAAAGCATTGCTTCTGGACTGCTGCTTGTGCCACTTATCCAGCTCTGTATCACAAGGCAATGAAGCTTTTACAGAGAGTTTCAAAAAATGCTTATGATGAGTTGAGCAG GTACATGCCACTCCTGAATATGATTCAAGAAATACACTTCAAAATCATGAGGAGAATAAGGATTAATAGGGATTCAATGGCTTACAGGGATCTTCCCATATGCCCCGGGATAAAGTATAAGCTTGATGCAGCTATTAATGCATCTAGAAAATAG